In the genome of Nonlabens sp. MB-3u-79, one region contains:
- a CDS encoding ATP-dependent DNA helicase RecQ, whose protein sequence is MINKSLDILKTVYGFDLFRPLQQEIISSVLEGKDTLALLPTGGGKSVCYQIPGIQLPGICIVISPLVALIKDQVDQLKKRNIKAVGITGGISYQELDDVLDNCIYGNYDFLYMSPERLQQALVKERVLKMNVNLIAIDEAHCISEWGHDFRPAYRQIITLKELHPRVPIIAVTATATKAVQEDIVTVLELEDARVFKSSYERSNIHYKIENTGDKRQALRHFYNVQPGSSITYVRSRKNAVEFTLLLQQAQITAGFYHGGLSNKIRSRTAQSWMNNKIQVMVATNAFGMGIDKPDVRSVVHMQLPDSVESYYQETGRAGRDGADSIAYFIYNRNDIEHAYNQFVKSKPTADYLKLIYRKLSNYLRIAIGEGEEQTHTLSFSRFCATYELNGMQAYSALNALDRFSVISLAQGYRRRCSVSFRESGTRIISFAQNRPVANAIIQAILRTYGSSENHVLQINTALIATRSNTSEEEVNETLQLLHDQELIEATITNTDLQITYLTPRDDDRTINRFSRELERQNTLRLNKLKSLVQLVTNTTTCINRMLLEYFDEETDRDCGNCSNCAPIVARTTSEQILIALQNQPLDSQQICKEMNEDKDVVVAHLKTLLEQRKVLLTSHNKYKINE, encoded by the coding sequence TTGATAAATAAATCCTTAGACATATTAAAAACCGTTTATGGTTTTGACCTATTCAGACCTTTACAACAGGAAATTATTTCCAGTGTATTAGAAGGTAAGGATACTCTTGCCTTGTTACCTACCGGTGGAGGGAAATCTGTATGTTATCAAATTCCTGGAATACAACTTCCTGGTATATGCATCGTTATTTCACCACTAGTTGCTTTGATTAAAGATCAAGTCGATCAACTTAAAAAGAGAAATATCAAAGCGGTAGGAATTACTGGTGGTATCTCCTATCAAGAACTGGATGATGTACTGGATAATTGTATTTATGGAAATTATGATTTTCTTTACATGAGTCCAGAGCGATTGCAACAAGCATTAGTGAAGGAGCGTGTTCTTAAAATGAATGTCAATCTAATCGCTATTGATGAAGCACATTGCATCAGTGAATGGGGTCATGATTTTAGACCCGCCTACCGACAGATCATTACCTTAAAAGAATTACACCCGCGAGTTCCTATAATTGCGGTAACAGCTACAGCAACAAAAGCGGTGCAAGAGGACATAGTGACTGTTCTGGAACTAGAAGATGCACGAGTATTTAAGTCTAGTTATGAGCGTTCCAACATCCATTATAAAATAGAAAATACTGGAGATAAACGACAAGCACTACGCCATTTTTACAACGTTCAACCCGGTAGCAGTATCACCTATGTAAGGAGTAGAAAGAATGCCGTAGAATTCACCTTACTCCTTCAACAAGCTCAAATTACTGCAGGGTTCTATCACGGTGGTCTTTCTAATAAAATACGATCACGCACTGCACAATCCTGGATGAATAATAAAATACAGGTGATGGTAGCGACCAATGCCTTTGGTATGGGAATAGATAAGCCAGATGTGCGTAGTGTGGTTCACATGCAGTTGCCCGACAGCGTTGAAAGTTACTATCAAGAAACTGGAAGAGCTGGTCGAGATGGCGCTGACAGTATTGCTTATTTTATTTACAATCGCAACGATATTGAACACGCATACAATCAGTTTGTAAAATCAAAACCTACAGCAGATTACCTCAAATTGATCTATCGCAAATTATCCAATTATTTAAGAATTGCCATAGGTGAAGGAGAAGAGCAAACCCATACGCTATCATTTTCAAGATTTTGCGCCACTTATGAGTTAAATGGTATGCAAGCCTACAGCGCCCTTAATGCCTTAGACAGATTTAGTGTCATCAGTCTTGCACAAGGTTATAGGAGACGTTGCAGTGTAAGCTTTCGCGAAAGCGGAACAAGAATCATTTCCTTTGCCCAAAACAGACCTGTTGCTAATGCAATTATACAGGCCATATTGCGTACCTATGGAAGCAGTGAAAATCACGTATTACAAATCAATACTGCTTTGATCGCTACAAGAAGTAATACGAGTGAAGAAGAAGTAAATGAAACCCTGCAATTGCTGCACGATCAAGAATTGATAGAGGCTACTATTACCAATACCGATTTACAAATCACCTATTTAACTCCTAGAGATGATGATCGCACGATCAATAGATTCTCAAGAGAACTAGAACGACAGAATACGTTGCGGCTGAATAAACTAAAATCATTAGTACAGCTGGTAACCAATACTACAACTTGTATCAATAGAATGCTCTTGGAGTATTTTGACGAAGAAACAGACCGCGATTGTGGAAATTGTAGTAATTGTGCGCCGATAGTAGCGCGTACCACTTCAGAACAAATCCTTATCGCACTACAAAATCAGCCGCTTGATAGTCAACAGATCTGTAAAGAAATGAACGAAGATAAAGATGTGGTTGTAGCACATCTCAAAACATTACTAGAACAAAGAAAGGTTCTTTTAACGAGCCATAATAAATATAAAATCAATGAGTAA
- a CDS encoding AAA family ATPase, with amino-acid sequence MKKLKRILIIGGPGSGKTSVLRAIEKNGFNVHHEISREVTAKAKQQGIERLFLTDPLAFSNELLAGRILQFKKATEGIHFYDRGIPDIPAYHEFTGDDIPAEFIKASEEHQYDMVFFLPPWEEIYESDNERYESYEQAVILGGILNSFYNKLGYAPINVPKFDIEKRLTFINDHL; translated from the coding sequence ATGAAAAAACTTAAAAGAATTTTAATCATCGGTGGTCCTGGATCTGGAAAAACTAGTGTTCTTAGAGCTATTGAAAAAAACGGCTTTAACGTACATCATGAAATCTCTAGGGAAGTAACAGCAAAAGCAAAACAGCAAGGTATAGAGCGACTTTTTCTAACCGACCCGCTTGCTTTTAGCAATGAGTTGCTTGCTGGTCGTATTTTACAATTCAAGAAGGCTACAGAGGGGATCCATTTTTATGACAGAGGCATTCCCGACATCCCTGCCTATCATGAGTTTACAGGGGATGATATTCCAGCAGAATTTATCAAGGCCAGTGAAGAGCACCAATACGATATGGTCTTCTTTTTACCACCATGGGAGGAAATATATGAGAGTGACAATGAGCGTTATGAAAGCTATGAGCAAGCGGTGATTTTAGGAGGTATTCTCAATAGCTTTTATAACAAATTAGGCTACGCCCCTATTAACGTTCCTAAATTTGATATAGAGAAACGTCTTACTTTTATTAATGATCATTTATAG
- a CDS encoding DUF493 family protein: MENKNTEEFYAKLKIQLADTSLWPSKYLYKFIVPTQGTQISEIEALFDNTGAVITTKESSKGKYTSVSIVVNMKNPDAVISKYKEVSKVKGVISL; this comes from the coding sequence ATGGAAAATAAAAATACAGAAGAGTTTTATGCAAAACTAAAGATTCAGCTGGCAGACACGAGTTTATGGCCTTCTAAGTATTTGTATAAATTTATAGTCCCAACGCAAGGAACACAAATCTCAGAGATAGAAGCACTTTTTGATAATACAGGAGCGGTAATAACGACGAAAGAATCCAGTAAAGGAAAATACACCAGTGTTTCTATTGTAGTAAATATGAAAAATCCTGATGCAGTGATCTCTAAATATAAAGAGGTCAGTAAAGTTAAAGGAGTTATCTCTCTTTAA
- a CDS encoding DUF4290 domain-containing protein yields MISSLEYNTERNQLVIPEYGRHIQKLVEHCRALETKEERNKMATAIIGVMGNLNPHLRDVADFQHKLWDQLFVIANFDLDVDSPYPIPDREELAARPARMSYPQKRPRYRFYGNNIQGMINVALGWEKGEKREALAYIIANHMKKSFLNWNKDSVDDAVIFKHLFELSEGEINLAAKEEDLLESKALIYRNTSTNRSNTNDNKRQHGKKNTRNNSSSSSNSNRRRRN; encoded by the coding sequence TTGATATCATCATTAGAATACAATACGGAGCGCAACCAGCTTGTTATACCAGAATATGGGAGACATATTCAAAAGTTAGTGGAACATTGTAGAGCCTTAGAGACTAAGGAAGAACGCAATAAGATGGCCACTGCTATTATAGGTGTGATGGGTAATTTAAATCCACATTTAAGAGATGTCGCTGACTTTCAACACAAACTATGGGATCAATTATTTGTTATCGCAAATTTTGATTTAGACGTAGATTCCCCATATCCTATTCCTGATAGAGAAGAGCTTGCGGCTAGACCAGCAAGAATGTCTTATCCTCAAAAAAGACCTCGATACCGATTTTATGGAAATAACATCCAGGGAATGATCAATGTTGCTCTAGGATGGGAAAAAGGAGAGAAAAGAGAAGCACTTGCGTATATTATTGCAAACCACATGAAGAAATCGTTCTTAAATTGGAACAAAGACTCTGTAGATGATGCGGTTATTTTCAAGCACCTCTTTGAATTAAGCGAAGGGGAGATCAATCTTGCGGCAAAAGAAGAAGATCTTTTAGAATCTAAAGCCTTGATTTATCGCAACACAAGTACCAATCGTTCTAATACCAACGACAATAAGCGTCAGCATGGTAAAAAGAACACGAGGAATAACAGTAGCAGTAGTAGTAATAGCAACAGAAGGAGAAGAAATTAA
- a CDS encoding Dps family protein, producing MNYLNFNMEKAKDTSKELNILLADYHLYYQKLRNYHWNIVGRSFFDLHVKFEEMYDDAIIKIDAIAERILTLRYQPTSNYSDYLKISNLKETKSELSDLEMVNNLIEDHGAILSQMSKVVATAGACQDEGTIDLIGAYIRELETTSWMLDAWRMNSEDTRKSI from the coding sequence ATGAATTACCTAAACTTCAATATGGAAAAAGCAAAAGACACCAGCAAAGAACTTAATATTTTATTAGCTGATTACCACTTGTATTACCAAAAATTAAGAAATTACCATTGGAATATTGTAGGACGCTCTTTCTTTGATTTACATGTTAAATTTGAAGAAATGTATGACGATGCCATTATAAAAATTGATGCAATAGCAGAGCGTATCTTAACCCTAAGGTATCAACCTACATCCAATTATAGTGATTACTTAAAAATTTCTAATTTAAAAGAAACCAAGTCAGAATTATCTGATTTGGAAATGGTGAATAATTTAATAGAAGACCATGGAGCTATTCTTTCTCAAATGTCAAAAGTTGTAGCGACAGCTGGAGCGTGTCAAGACGAGGGTACCATTGATTTAATTGGCGCTTACATCAGAGAACTAGAAACTACTTCTTGGATGTTAGATGCCTGGAGAATGAACTCTGAAGATACCAGAAAATCTATTTAA
- a CDS encoding DUF1853 family protein, with protein MQSNLERFKAFYKTASLWSGTLLGLEQFGLSNFIFDHLKDQESLDLPVIPQGTLLGKRAEYFFKFCVEQSSNYQLLLSNIQIFKGKITKGELDYVIKDLRTNSTIHIELVYKFYIYNPTITSTEKSPVLQELNKYQGPNGRDNLVRKLEHLKNHQLPLLYTAEAVELLKSHDIAVEKIKQQVCFLAHVFIPHQLWDHKFKYIHKSSITGYYYKSSAFAKAETENTYFLPEKYAWKMTPQELLTSYTFHEALALTNDSLERGFAPLLWMQLTDKSFETFFVVK; from the coding sequence ATGCAAAGCAACTTGGAACGTTTTAAAGCTTTTTATAAAACGGCAAGTTTGTGGTCTGGAACTTTACTGGGACTAGAACAGTTCGGATTATCAAATTTTATTTTTGATCATCTAAAGGATCAAGAGTCATTAGATTTACCAGTGATACCTCAAGGAACTTTATTGGGTAAAAGAGCCGAATACTTTTTCAAGTTTTGTGTGGAGCAATCCAGTAATTATCAATTATTACTATCTAATATACAGATATTTAAAGGGAAGATCACCAAAGGAGAACTGGACTATGTCATTAAGGATCTGCGTACTAATTCCACTATACACATAGAGTTAGTCTATAAGTTTTACATTTATAATCCTACCATCACAAGTACTGAGAAATCACCAGTCCTTCAAGAGCTCAACAAATATCAAGGTCCCAACGGCAGAGATAATCTGGTACGGAAATTAGAGCATCTTAAAAACCATCAACTCCCTTTACTCTACACTGCAGAAGCTGTGGAGTTATTAAAGAGTCATGATATTGCTGTAGAAAAAATAAAACAGCAAGTTTGTTTTTTGGCACATGTATTCATACCCCATCAATTATGGGATCATAAATTTAAATACATTCATAAATCGAGTATTACTGGGTATTATTATAAGAGTTCCGCTTTCGCGAAAGCGGAAACTGAAAACACCTATTTTCTACCAGAAAAATATGCGTGGAAAATGACACCACAAGAATTACTTACTTCCTATACCTTCCATGAAGCATTAGCACTCACCAACGATAGCTTGGAGAGAGGGTTTGCACCATTACTCTGGATGCAATTAACAGACAAAAGTTTTGAAACATTTTTTGTTGTTAAATAA
- a CDS encoding WbqC family protein yields MNEIIIHPSYFVDVIALVHIHKSSSLLLETQDSYVKQTYRNRTYIAAANGKLALNIPVIHQKKGNSVPYNSIEIDHSQNWATTHLKSIKSAYYSSPYFEYYQDDLEMLFKDIPTSLIEWNIKTLHFLLEHLQLHREIKITQDYQNDPLAKRLIHAKDRPLMHISPYIQVFQEKHGFTQPLSGLDVLFNLGPATGAYLKNQYPQL; encoded by the coding sequence ATGAATGAAATCATTATTCATCCATCGTATTTTGTGGATGTAATAGCCCTCGTTCATATTCATAAATCTTCAAGCCTTCTTTTAGAAACACAAGATAGTTACGTTAAACAGACCTATCGCAATAGAACTTACATCGCTGCGGCAAATGGTAAACTCGCACTTAACATTCCTGTAATACATCAAAAAAAAGGAAATTCGGTACCCTATAACTCAATTGAAATAGATCATTCACAAAATTGGGCGACTACTCATTTAAAAAGCATTAAAAGTGCTTATTACAGCAGTCCTTACTTTGAATATTATCAAGATGATCTCGAGATGCTTTTTAAAGACATTCCAACCTCTTTAATCGAATGGAATATTAAAACACTTCATTTTTTATTAGAACACTTGCAACTGCATAGAGAAATAAAAATCACTCAAGACTATCAAAACGATCCACTAGCCAAGCGACTAATTCATGCTAAAGACCGCCCGCTTATGCATATAAGCCCTTATATACAAGTGTTTCAAGAAAAGCATGGGTTTACACAACCTTTGAGTGGTCTTGATGTATTATTCAACTTAGGACCAGCTACTGGTGCTTACCTAAAAAATCAATACCCTCAATTATAG
- the lepB gene encoding signal peptidase I, with amino-acid sequence MNWTEWLIVFLIIQLVHGLGTWKMYVATGYKAWQAFVPVFNAVILMKIMNRPWWWTILLFLPVVNIMMFIVVWVDTLRSFGYNKRLDTILGVVSLGFYIYYINYTQSLRHIEERDLNPRTAAGEWTNSVLFAVIAATIVHTYVMQPFIIPTSSLEKSLLTGDFLFVSKFHYGARLPMTPIAAPMVHDTIPILGVKSYLARPQLPYARIPGFQKIKRNDIVVFNYPTDTINSYPNDDGKFHYKPIDKKSNYVKRCVAIAGDTMSMKNGAIFINGDKLILPERAKPQHSYVIETDAVSQTDQEMVFPDGSRLTREEFFFTYDITDGFQFGSHLKTGRPAFFVKAATEEAIEKIKASGHVVNVERQNRDIGSPMSMALRDLQDENSLYMRPNVFPYDGRTSNNADDRDPFLIPAKGMTVDIDYKNIPYFERIIEVYEGSEMDTFQDITLKGNQVLLNGAPLISYTFKQDYYWLMGDNRDNSLDSRFWGYVPFNHVVGKPVFVWMSYDGNQSFPNGFRWERMFTTVNGPGQPTSYLIYFLVVVAGYFIVKRILKVRS; translated from the coding sequence ATGAATTGGACAGAATGGTTAATCGTATTTTTAATAATCCAGCTGGTACATGGACTAGGAACTTGGAAAATGTACGTTGCTACTGGGTATAAGGCATGGCAAGCATTTGTTCCTGTTTTTAACGCGGTTATTTTAATGAAAATAATGAATAGACCATGGTGGTGGACCATCCTTTTATTCCTGCCAGTGGTAAATATCATGATGTTTATCGTCGTCTGGGTAGATACACTGAGATCCTTCGGTTACAATAAAAGGTTAGATACTATTTTAGGTGTGGTTAGTTTAGGCTTTTACATCTATTACATTAATTATACACAATCCTTACGTCATATAGAAGAAAGGGATTTAAATCCGAGAACAGCTGCCGGAGAATGGACCAACTCCGTTCTGTTTGCTGTTATAGCAGCTACTATCGTGCATACCTATGTGATGCAGCCTTTTATCATTCCAACTTCTTCCTTAGAGAAATCCTTGCTTACTGGAGATTTCTTATTTGTAAGTAAATTTCATTATGGTGCAAGACTACCTATGACCCCTATTGCGGCCCCAATGGTACACGATACCATTCCTATTTTGGGTGTAAAGAGCTATCTAGCCAGACCCCAATTGCCTTATGCGAGAATTCCGGGATTTCAAAAAATAAAACGCAATGATATTGTAGTTTTTAATTACCCTACAGATACCATTAATTCGTACCCCAATGATGATGGGAAATTTCATTACAAGCCTATTGATAAAAAATCCAATTATGTCAAGAGATGTGTAGCTATCGCCGGCGATACGATGTCTATGAAAAATGGAGCTATCTTTATCAATGGAGATAAATTAATACTTCCTGAACGCGCAAAGCCTCAGCACTCCTATGTCATAGAAACCGATGCTGTATCTCAGACAGATCAAGAAATGGTTTTCCCAGATGGAAGTAGATTAACAAGAGAAGAGTTTTTCTTTACCTATGACATCACTGATGGGTTTCAATTTGGTTCTCATTTAAAAACTGGCAGGCCAGCATTTTTTGTTAAAGCTGCTACAGAAGAAGCCATAGAAAAAATAAAAGCCTCTGGACATGTGGTTAATGTAGAAAGACAAAACAGGGACATAGGAAGTCCTATGAGTATGGCCTTAAGAGACCTACAGGACGAAAACTCCCTTTATATGAGACCTAATGTTTTTCCCTATGATGGAAGAACATCAAACAATGCCGATGATAGAGACCCTTTCTTGATTCCTGCCAAAGGAATGACCGTAGACATTGACTATAAGAATATCCCATACTTTGAAAGAATCATTGAAGTTTATGAAGGAAGTGAAATGGATACTTTTCAGGACATCACTTTAAAAGGAAACCAAGTACTTTTAAATGGCGCACCACTCATCTCTTATACTTTTAAGCAAGATTATTATTGGCTTATGGGAGATAATCGCGATAACAGTCTTGATAGTAGATTCTGGGGCTACGTGCCATTTAATCACGTGGTTGGGAAGCCCGTATTTGTATGGATGAGTTATGACGGTAATCAATCGTTTCCTAATGGTTTTAGATGGGAAAGAATGTTCACCACAGTAAATGGCCCTGGACAGCCTACTTCCTACTTAATTTATTTCCTTGTTGTTGTGGCTGGATATTTTATCGTAAAAAGAATATTAAAAGTAAGAAGTTAA
- the dapB gene encoding 4-hydroxy-tetrahydrodipicolinate reductase yields MKIALLGYGKMGKAIEKIALERGHTVVTRVGRNDSMEDITKADVIIEFTSPESVLGNLKYLIPTQIPIVCGTTGWNKHIAEITKLVSQHKSSLVYASNFSLGVNIFFELNKKLAQMMSRFNEYDVKMKEIHHTEKKDAPSGTAISLFEGLSESLRKENWHLGNTLKKNSVPIEALRENEVKGTHSVTYQNEIDRIEIIHTAQTRDGFAIGSIIAAEWITNKKGIYTMKDVLGL; encoded by the coding sequence ATGAAAATAGCATTATTAGGATATGGTAAAATGGGCAAGGCTATTGAAAAAATAGCACTAGAACGCGGTCATACTGTAGTTACTCGCGTGGGGCGCAACGACTCCATGGAAGACATTACAAAAGCCGATGTTATTATTGAATTTACAAGTCCAGAAAGTGTCCTGGGAAATTTAAAGTATTTGATTCCAACACAGATACCAATAGTATGCGGTACCACTGGATGGAACAAGCATATTGCTGAAATTACAAAGCTGGTTTCTCAACATAAATCCAGTTTGGTATATGCTTCTAATTTTAGTCTAGGAGTGAATATATTCTTTGAACTCAACAAGAAATTAGCTCAAATGATGAGCCGGTTTAACGAGTATGATGTAAAAATGAAAGAAATTCATCATACAGAAAAAAAAGATGCCCCTAGCGGCACGGCAATTAGCTTATTTGAAGGACTTTCAGAAAGCCTAAGGAAAGAGAATTGGCATCTAGGTAATACCTTAAAAAAGAACTCTGTACCTATAGAGGCCCTGAGAGAAAATGAGGTAAAGGGAACACATAGTGTTACCTATCAAAATGAAATAGATCGTATAGAAATTATTCATACGGCACAAACTAGAGATGGCTTTGCAATTGGAAGTATCATTGCCGCAGAGTGGATTACTAATAAAAAAGGAATATACACGATGAAAGATGTATTAGGATTGTAA
- a CDS encoding DUF5683 domain-containing protein: MSKSFFYILLFSGILGLSQNTTVPGPNFDTLLVAQDSVAAYDANRPAKAAFYSAVIPGLGQAYNKQYWKVPLAIAAVGLPIYAYTINDKEYNRLRDAFRIRLAGGTDDEFSNEDGTPIISTEGLERAQRTSQRNKELSILITAALYVLQIIDANVDGHLSQFSVDRNLSFLPYMDYNTLAIGNSYGFNLSYTF, from the coding sequence ATGAGTAAAAGCTTTTTTTACATATTACTTTTTTCGGGAATATTAGGTTTATCACAAAACACAACTGTTCCCGGACCTAATTTTGACACCTTGCTCGTCGCGCAAGACAGTGTTGCAGCTTATGATGCCAATAGGCCTGCAAAAGCGGCTTTTTATAGCGCTGTCATACCTGGTTTAGGACAAGCCTACAATAAACAATACTGGAAAGTACCTCTAGCAATCGCTGCAGTGGGGTTACCAATTTATGCTTACACTATAAACGACAAAGAATACAACCGACTAAGAGATGCTTTTAGAATAAGACTTGCTGGAGGAACTGACGATGAGTTTTCAAATGAAGACGGCACCCCTATTATAAGCACAGAAGGATTAGAACGAGCACAACGCACATCACAACGCAATAAAGAGTTAAGCATCTTAATAACTGCTGCTCTTTATGTCCTACAAATAATTGATGCTAATGTTGATGGACATTTGAGCCAATTTAGCGTGGATCGTAATTTGAGTTTCTTACCTTATATGGATTATAATACTTTAGCCATTGGCAATTCCTATGGTTTTAATTTGAGCTACACTTTTTAA